The proteins below come from a single Malus sylvestris chromosome 3, drMalSylv7.2, whole genome shotgun sequence genomic window:
- the LOC126615762 gene encoding CRS2-associated factor 2, mitochondrial-like yields MLKLLSWRPSPHKTLTLDPTKPFLSLSRLLSQSLSEDPYEYDPPFSPVSKSPKPKKTKTQDKAPDPKNDVTRPLKSDLPFDFSYSYSETNPAVEPIAFRESPKFSPFGPGRLDRKWTGTVAAVQQEVDLDRVAEERKRVLGDPLEEEEVAELVERYRHSDCARQINMGKGGVTHNMLDDIHNHWKRAEAVRIKCLGVPTLDMDNVCFHLEDKSGGKIIYRHINVLILYRGRNYDPKNRPVIPVMLWKPYPPIYPKLVKNVADGLTFEETKELRNIGLNCLPLMKLTRNGVYVNVVDRVRETFNTEEVVRLDCTHVGTSDCKRIGVKLRDLVPCIPLLFKDEQIILWRGKRDQRQDSECTDSSKMSADA; encoded by the exons ATGCTGAAGCTACTTTCATGGCGTCCCTCACCtcacaaaaccctaaccctagaccCGACCAAACCATTCCTCTCCCTCTCCCGCCTTCTCAGCCAATCCCTCTCCGAAGACCCATACGAATACGACCCTCCGTTCTCTCCGGTTTCCAAATccccaaagcccaaaaaaacCAAGACCCAGGATAAAGCTCCAGACCCGAAGAACGACGTGACCCGTCCCCTCAAATCGGACCTGCCCTTCGACTTCAGCTACTCGTATTCGGAGACCAACCCGGCGGTTGAACCTATTGCGTTCCGAGAGTCGCCCAAGTTCTCTCCTTTCGGGCCCGGTCGGCTTGATCGGAAATGGACCGGGACTGTTGCCGCGGTACAACAAGAAGTGGACTTGGACCGGGTTGCGGAGGAGAGAAAACGGGTTCTCGGAGACCCGCTAGAGGAGGAGGAAGTGGCGGAGCTGGTGGAACGGTACCGTCATAGTGATTGCGCCCGGCAAATTAATATGG GAAAGGGAGGAGTTACACATAACATGTTAGATGATATCCACAACCACTGGAAGCGAGCCGAAGCGGTGAGGATCAAGTGTTTGGGAGTGCCAACTCTTGACATGGACAATGTTTGCTTCCACCTTGAG GACAAGTCCGGTGGGAAGATTATTTACCGGCATATTAATGTCCTCATTTTATACCGGGGTCGAAACTATGATCCGAAGAATCGACCAGTAATACCTGTAATGCTCTGGAAGCCGTATCCCCCGATATATCCAAAGCTTGTAAAGAATGTTGCTGACGGCTTGACATTTGAAGAAACGAAGGAGTTAAGAAACATAGGACTAAACTGTTTACCTCTGATGAAGCTGA CGAGAAATGGTGTGTATGTGAATGTTGTGGATAGAGTTAGGGAGACCTTCAATACTGAAGAGGTAGTGAGACTAGACTGCACCCATGTTGGTACCAGCGATTGCAAAAGGATAGGCGTGAAATTAAGG GATCTAGTACCTTGCATCCCTCTTTTGTTCAAGGATGAGCAGATTATACTCTGGAGGGGGAAGAGGGATCAAAGGCAAGACTCCGAGTGCACAGATAGTAGTAAAATGTCCGCAGATGCCTAA
- the LOC126615759 gene encoding purple acid phosphatase 18-like yields MDPKPIITVLFLISATVIAAQEYVRPPPRKALHFPWSRKPSSLPQQVHISFAGDKHLRVTWVTDDKSAPSVVEYGTSSGKYSSVAQGESTSYTYMLYRSGKIHHTVIGPLEHDTVYFYQCGGQAPEFQFKTPPAQFPITFAVAGDLGQTGWTKSTLDHIDQCKYDVHLLPGDLSYADYIQSRWDTFGELVQPLASARPWMVTQGNHEKENIPLLKDGFQSYNSRWKMPYEESGSSSNLYYSFEVAGVHAIMLGSYTDNDEYSDQYRWLKADLSKVDRQKTPWLLVLFHVPWYNSNKAHQGEGNSMMAAMEPLLYAASADIVFAGHVHAYERTKRVNNGKSDTCGAVHITIGDGGNKEGLAHKYKNPPPEWSVFREASFGHGELNIVNSTHAFWSWHRNDDDEPVRSDQVWITSLVSSGCVAEKTLELTKILTEP; encoded by the exons ATGGACCCAAAGCCGATAATCACGGTCCTCTTCTTAATCTCCGCCACCGTCATCGCCGCCCAAGAATACGTCCGACCGCCGCCTCGCAAGGCCCTCCATTTCCCATGGAGTCGAAAACCCTCTTCTCTTCCCCAGCAG GTGCACATCTCTTTTGCAGGAGACAAGCACTTGCGGGTGACGTGGGTCACTGATGATAAATCTGCTCCTTCAGTTGTTGAATATGGAACATCATCTGGGAAATACAGTTCTGTAGCTCAAGGAGAAAGCACCTCCTATACTTATATGCTCTATAGGTCAGGAAAGATACACCATACTGTCATTGGGCCTCTTGAACATGACACCGTTTACTTCTACCAATGTGGAGGCCAAGCTCCTGAGTTTCAGTTCAAGACCCCTCCAGCTCAATTTCCGATTACTTTTGCTGTGGCTGGAGATCTTGGACAAACTGGATGGACGAAGTCAACGCTTGACCACATTGACCAGTGCAAATATGATGTGCATCTGCTTCCTGGAGACCTTTCATATGCTGATTACATTCAGTCTCGTTGGGATACATTTGGTGAGCTGGTGCAGCCACTTGCAAGTGCAAGGCCATGGATGGTAACCCAAGGGAACCATGAAAAGGAAAATATACCATTGTTAAAGGATGGGTTTCAATCCTATAATTCCAGGTGGAAAATGCCGTATGAAGAAAGTGGATCAAGTTCAAATCTTTACTATTCCTTCGAAGTTGCAGGTGTCCATGCTATCATGCTCGGTTCATATACTGATAATGATGAGTATTCAGATCAATACAGGTGGCTGAAG GCTGATCTTTCAAAGGTTGACCGACAGAAGACACCTTGGTTGCTCGTGCTCTTTCATGTTCCCTGGTACAATAGTAACAAGGCTCATCAAGGTGAAGGGAACAGCATGATGGCAGCAATGGAGCCATTGCTTTATGCTGCCAGTGCGGATATAGTATTTGCTGGTCATGTTCATGCTTATGAACGAACG AAACGCGTGAACAATGGAAAATCAGATACATGCGGTGCTGTCCACATAACCATTGGTGATGGCGGAAACAAAGAAGGCTTAGCTCACAA GTATAAAAACCCACCACCCGAGTGGTCAGTTTTCCGGGAAGCAAGTTTTGGTCATGGTGAGCTGAATATAGTGAATTCAACCCATGCCTTTTGGAGCTGGCATAGGAATGATGATGACGAGCCTGTTAGGTCCGATCAGGTCTGGATAACCTCGTTGGTTAGTTCAGGATGTGTTGCTGAGAAGACACTTGAACTAACGAAGATACTTACGGAACCATAG
- the LOC126615765 gene encoding protein FATTY ACID EXPORT 5-like, with protein MHDFCLTIPYGLVLIGGGVFGYFRKGSTASLAGGAGIGLLLTLAGYMSLKAFEGKKNSYPAFILETVCAALLTWVMGQRYMQTSKIMPAGVVAGISAVMTGFYLYKIATGGNHIPAKTK; from the exons ATGCACGATTTCTGCTTGACGATCCCCTACGGCCTGGTGCTGATCGGCGGAGGAGTTTTTGGGTATTTCAGGAAGGGGAGCACGGCTTCTTTGGCTGGAGGAGCGGGCATCGGATTGCTCCTCACTCTTGCTGGATATATGAGTCTCAAAGCCTTCGAGGGGAAGAAGAACTCGTATCCTGCTTTCATTCTCGAAACGG TTTGTGCTGCTCTTCTTACGTGGGTCATGGGACAGCGCTATATGCAAACTTCTAAGATCATGCCTGCTGGTGTTGTTGCTGGTATCAG CGCTGTCATGACCGGATTTTATTTGTACAAAATTGCAACTGGTGGAAACCATATCCCGGCCAAGACCAAGTGA
- the LOC126615766 gene encoding exonuclease V, chloroplastic-like: MAANSRFPVETLDDIVRYYRNICSMLPSTHDQLLLRYELQKDHSLLGKDEFAYDSDWVKNQIQGCLEFWLGEREARYTPKDEGWKCRFC, from the exons ATGGCTGCTAACTCAAGGTTCCCAGTAGAG ACCCTTGATGACATAGTGAGATACTACAGAAACATATGTAGCATGCTGCCCTCTACACATGACCAGCTGCTATTGAG ATATGAGTTACAGAAAGATCATTCGTTACTTGGTAAAGATGAGTTTGCATACGACTCTGATTGGGTCAAGAATCAAATACAGGGTTGTCTTGAGTTCTGGTTAGGAGAGCGAGAAGCAAGATACACTCCTAAGGATGAGGGATGGAAATGCAGGTTCTGTTAA